One genomic region from Clostridium saccharobutylicum DSM 13864 encodes:
- the pepT gene encoding peptidase T, with the protein MKAYERLLKYVKVHTTSDESSNSHPTTKRQFDLANILVDEMKEIGIQEVRCDEHCYVYGVIPATEGYEEKPSIGLIAHIDTAPAANGQNVKPQIIENYDGEDVVLKGNNEILSVKKFPHLRNLKGRTLITTDGTSLLGADDKAGISEILTACETIINENIPHGKICVAFTPDEEVGLGAHLFDVKNFGADFAYTIDGSVEGEISYENFNASAAEVNIHGVSVHPGSAKNTMINATNVAIEFNEMLPSCEKPEFTEGYEGFYYLERLTGSTEHATMNYILRDHDSAKFENKKSTILLAEKLLNEKYGEGTVRVNIKEQYKNMVENIKPCMHLIDNALEAMKSLDVTPVVEPIRGGTDGATLSYMGLPCPNLGTGGYAFHGEFEHITVEGMDICTNIIIEILKRYAH; encoded by the coding sequence ATGAAAGCCTATGAACGTTTATTAAAATATGTTAAAGTGCATACAACATCAGATGAATCATCAAACTCTCATCCAACAACAAAAAGACAATTTGATTTAGCAAATATTCTTGTTGATGAAATGAAGGAAATTGGAATACAGGAAGTTAGATGTGATGAACACTGCTATGTTTACGGAGTTATTCCAGCAACTGAAGGATATGAGGAAAAGCCAAGTATTGGTCTTATTGCACATATTGATACTGCACCCGCTGCTAATGGTCAAAATGTAAAGCCACAAATTATAGAAAATTATGATGGTGAAGATGTAGTATTAAAAGGAAATAATGAGATTCTTTCAGTGAAAAAATTTCCACATTTAAGAAATTTAAAGGGAAGAACATTAATTACAACAGATGGAACATCATTACTTGGAGCTGATGATAAAGCTGGTATTTCAGAAATACTAACAGCTTGTGAAACAATAATTAATGAAAATATTCCTCATGGAAAAATATGTGTTGCATTTACACCGGATGAAGAAGTAGGTCTTGGAGCACATTTATTTGATGTGAAAAACTTTGGAGCAGATTTTGCATACACAATTGATGGTAGTGTTGAAGGTGAGATTTCATATGAAAACTTCAATGCATCAGCAGCTGAAGTAAATATTCATGGTGTATCAGTTCATCCTGGTTCCGCTAAAAATACTATGATAAATGCAACAAATGTAGCAATAGAATTCAATGAAATGCTACCATCATGTGAAAAACCAGAGTTTACTGAAGGTTATGAAGGATTCTATTATTTAGAAAGACTTACAGGAAGCACAGAACATGCAACTATGAACTATATCTTAAGGGATCACGATTCAGCCAAATTTGAAAATAAAAAATCAACAATATTATTAGCTGAAAAACTTTTAAATGAAAAATATGGTGAAGGTACTGTAAGAGTAAATATAAAAGAACAATATAAAAATATGGTTGAGAACATTAAACCATGTATGCATTTAATAGATAATGCTTTAGAAGCTATGAAATCTCTAGATGTAACACCTGTTGTAGAACCAATCAGGGGCGGTACAGATGGAGCAACATTAAGTTATATGGGGCTTCCATGTCCAAACTTAGGAACTGGCGGATATGCTTTCCATGGTGAATTTGAGCATATTACAGTTGAAGGTATGGATATTTGTACTAACATAATAATTGAAATTTTAAAAAGATACGCACATTAA
- a CDS encoding zinc ribbon domain-containing protein: MFLIGIFGIENKNKEIMTLKNLACKKCNKSTSAKLIKNFDFFHIFFIPVFKWNEKYYVVCDQCKAIYNISKDKGKAIESGENVEITYWDLQDVDTGIYNNEFYNSNVCSSCGKTVESNFKYCPYCGAKIRD; this comes from the coding sequence ATGTTTTTAATAGGAATATTCGGGATAGAAAATAAGAATAAAGAAATAATGACCTTAAAAAATTTAGCTTGTAAGAAATGCAATAAATCAACAAGCGCAAAGTTAATAAAAAACTTTGATTTTTTTCATATATTTTTTATTCCAGTATTTAAATGGAATGAAAAATATTATGTAGTATGTGATCAATGTAAAGCTATATATAATATTTCGAAGGATAAGGGAAAAGCAATTGAAAGTGGTGAAAATGTAGAAATAACTTATTGGGATTTACAAGATGTGGATACAGGAATATATAATAATGAGTTCTATAATTCGAATGTATGTAGCAGTTGTGGTAAAACAGTAGAATCAAACTTTAAATATTGTCCTTATTGTGGAGCTAAGATTAGAGATTAA